Proteins co-encoded in one Xanthomonas campestris pv. badrii genomic window:
- a CDS encoding SulP family inorganic anion transporter produces the protein MSFLRAELAQWRASPARELMAGAVATFALIPEVIAFAFVAGVDPQVGLFASFVIGIVIAFCGGRPAMISAAAGSVALVAAPLVAAHGLPYLLAAGLLAGAVQIAFGLLRLGVLMRFVSSSVRTGFVNALAVLIFAAQLPHLLGANLATWAMLGVGLAIIYGLPRLRLPGLSAIPSPLLCIALLTIAGSALQLPLKTVADLGKLPTALPFLQWPSVPLTLETLRIIALPALAIAMVGLLESLMTARVVDELTDTPSNKNRECTGLGIANAAASLFGGIAGCGMIGQTVGNVKYGGRGRLSTLFAGVFLLILMVLLKPWVSQVPVVALVAIMVMVSAETFDWRSLRTVITHPRTSSVVMLATVAVTLATHNLAAGVAVGVVLSGVFFTFKVAGLLQITHDDGADGVRTYSVRGQVFFASADVFIDAFDARQVPGRSVVIDVGRAHFWDITAVAALDKVVQRLRHHDLEVQVRGLNAGSRRLMQAHALGEDALESALP, from the coding sequence ATGTCTTTCCTGCGTGCCGAACTGGCGCAATGGCGCGCCTCCCCGGCGCGCGAACTCATGGCCGGTGCGGTCGCCACGTTCGCCCTGATTCCCGAGGTGATCGCGTTCGCCTTCGTGGCCGGCGTGGATCCGCAGGTCGGTCTGTTCGCATCCTTCGTGATTGGCATCGTGATTGCGTTTTGTGGCGGACGCCCGGCGATGATTTCTGCTGCGGCCGGCTCGGTGGCCCTGGTGGCGGCGCCGCTGGTGGCCGCGCACGGCCTGCCGTACCTGTTGGCCGCCGGCCTGCTGGCTGGCGCGGTGCAGATCGCGTTCGGGCTGCTGCGGCTGGGCGTGCTGATGCGCTTCGTCAGTAGCTCGGTGCGTACCGGCTTTGTCAATGCGCTGGCGGTGCTGATCTTCGCCGCGCAGCTGCCGCATCTGCTGGGCGCCAATCTCGCCACCTGGGCCATGCTCGGGGTGGGCCTGGCGATCATCTACGGCCTGCCGCGCCTGCGCCTGCCCGGGCTGTCGGCAATTCCCTCGCCCCTGCTGTGCATCGCGCTGTTGACCATCGCCGGCAGCGCGTTGCAGTTGCCGCTCAAGACCGTGGCCGACCTCGGCAAGCTGCCCACTGCGCTGCCGTTCCTGCAATGGCCGTCGGTGCCGCTGACGCTGGAGACCTTGCGCATCATCGCGCTGCCGGCGTTGGCCATTGCCATGGTGGGCCTGCTCGAATCGCTGATGACCGCGCGCGTGGTCGATGAACTCACCGATACGCCCAGCAACAAGAACCGCGAATGCACCGGGCTGGGCATCGCCAACGCGGCGGCCAGCCTGTTCGGCGGCATTGCCGGTTGCGGCATGATCGGGCAGACCGTGGGCAACGTGAAGTACGGCGGCCGTGGCCGGCTGTCGACACTGTTTGCCGGCGTGTTCCTGCTGATCCTGATGGTACTGCTCAAGCCGTGGGTGTCGCAGGTACCGGTGGTCGCGCTGGTGGCGATCATGGTGATGGTCTCGGCCGAGACCTTCGACTGGCGTTCGCTGCGCACCGTCATCACCCATCCGCGTACCTCCAGCGTGGTGATGCTGGCCACCGTGGCGGTGACCCTGGCCACCCACAACCTAGCCGCCGGGGTGGCGGTGGGGGTGGTGTTGAGCGGGGTGTTCTTCACCTTCAAGGTGGCCGGGCTGCTGCAGATCACGCACGACGATGGCGCAGACGGCGTGCGGACCTACAGCGTGCGCGGGCAGGTGTTCTTCGCCTCGGCCGACGTGTTCATCGACGCCTTCGATGCGCGCCAGGTGCCCGGCCGCAGCGTGGTGATCGATGTCGGCCGTGCGCACTTCTGGGACATCACCGCCGTGGCCGCCCTGGACAAGGTGGTGCAGCGGCTGCGGCACCACGACCTGGAGGTGCAGGTCAGGGGCCTGAATGCCGGCAGCCGGCGCCTGATGCAGGCGCATGCGCTGGGCGAAGACGCGCTGGAATCCGCGCTGCCCTGA